One genomic window of Prochlorococcus sp. MIT 0801 includes the following:
- the clpS gene encoding ATP-dependent Clp protease adapter ClpS — MKFSTNSTTTVLDPKTIKIKYPEARIIVLDDNFNTFEHVANCLVTIIPGMSEKRSWQLAVEVDREGLAEVWRGPFEQAELYHQQLISRGLTMAPIEKT, encoded by the coding sequence ATGAAATTTTCAACCAATTCAACTACTACAGTCTTAGATCCAAAGACAATAAAAATAAAATATCCAGAAGCAAGGATAATAGTGCTTGATGATAATTTTAATACGTTTGAACATGTAGCAAATTGTCTAGTGACAATCATTCCAGGAATGAGTGAAAAAAGATCATGGCAACTTGCAGTCGAAGTAGATAGGGAAGGTTTGGCGGAAGTATGGAGAGGCCCCTTTGAACAGGCAGAGTTATATCACCAGCAATTGATCAGCAGAGGATTAACAATGGCGCCAATTGAAAAAACATGA